A window of the Chondrinema litorale genome harbors these coding sequences:
- a CDS encoding response regulator has translation MQYSEIKKIVLLDDSESDRIYIERVLKKNNIEAEVISCDNAKSFYNILNECTPDIIISDFYLPGFYGSEALFMSKKLHPTVPFILISGKIKPEYLKESELAYADSYLLKDNLEYLPYIIQNAQKRCLDEC, from the coding sequence ATGCAGTATTCTGAAATTAAAAAAATTGTACTTTTAGATGACTCTGAAAGTGATCGCATCTATATAGAAAGGGTTCTTAAGAAGAATAATATAGAAGCAGAGGTGATTTCCTGTGATAATGCAAAAAGCTTCTATAATATCTTGAATGAATGCACACCAGATATAATCATTTCTGATTTTTATTTACCAGGTTTTTATGGTTCTGAGGCTCTATTTATGAGTAAAAAGCTTCATCCTACTGTGCCTTTTATTCTAATTAGTGGTAAAATAAAACCTGAATATTTAAAAGAATCTGAACTTGCCTATGCTGATAGTTATTTACTAAAAGATAACCTTGAGTATTTACCTTATATCATTCAGAATGCTCAGAAAAGATGTTTAGATGAATGTTAA